The Gopherus flavomarginatus isolate rGopFla2 chromosome 18, rGopFla2.mat.asm, whole genome shotgun sequence genome segment ggtgtccctagcctctgttcatcagaggatggagacggatggcaggagagagatcacttgatcattgcctgttagtttcactccctctggggcacctggcattggccactgttggtagacagatactgggctagatggacctttggtctgacctggtatggccataCTTATGTTCTTTGATAGCtgcattcaactacctgaagtgggttctaaagaggatggatctaggctgttctcagtggtggcagaggacagaacaaggagtaatggtctcaagttgcagtgggggaggtttaggtttgatattaggaaacactatttcactaggagggtggtgaggcactggaatgggttccctagggggatggtggaatctccttccttagaggtttttaaggcccagcttgacaaagccctggctgggatgatttagttggggttggtcctgctttgagcagggggttggagcagatacctcctgaggtctcttccaaccccgatattctgtgattctacgaTTCCCCACATGGGTGGGCAGACACGAGCTAGCGCAGTACAAACAGCAGCGGAGCCATAACAGCGTGGGCAATAGCATGGGCCAGCCACCCACGTACAAGCCTGCTTGACTGCTAGCCCAAACTGCTGcaaccacactgctatttttagtgtgctacctTGATCAGCACTCCCAACTGGAGTGTGGATACACCTTTAATCTAGTGTCCTGGCTGCTATGCCACCTGGGCCCTTTCACCAGGCCCAAGCAATGCATCTGGCCGTAAATATCCCTTCACTGGCAGCAACCCCTCAGGTTAGCTTGGTATGCTGTTTCGCATCAGTTGCACAAGGAGGCTCTCCCTTCAGCGCGGAGAGGCACCAGGACGTGTCACCTgatgttgaagctagacaaattcaggtgAAAAAGAAGGCATATGTTTTTAACGGTGAAAGCAATTAACCATCGGAACAACTCACCCAGGGtcggggtggattctccatcacggaccatttttaaaccaagacgggatgtttttctaaaagctctgccctAGGAATGGTACAGGGCGGGGgcgttctctggcctgggttatacagCAGGAGAGGGGGTCagactaggtcagtggttctcaaacttttgtactggtaacccctttcacatggcaagcctctgagtgtgacccccaccccataaattaaaaacacttttttatatatttaacaccattataaattctggaggcaaagcagggtttggggtggaggctgacagctcgtaaccccctcccccccatgtaataaccgcGTGacccccctgtttgagaacccccggactagatgatcacaatggtcccttctggctttggaatctatgaatgttgGCCACTGGCCTCTGTAGCTTCAGAGAACAGCTCTGAGCAAACATCGCAGGGTGGGTGTGGCACTGCAAAAAATCACTACTTGTCTGGAGTGTCTCCCCCACCTGCACCATTAAAGCGACTCCAGAATTACACACTTTCTCTGGCGaggagaggggtttttttttttatatctaaaataaattaatatatgAATGACTACAACAGATGGTTATTAATGGCTGTTTTTTTCCCCCGCTAAAGCAAAAGGAGCTATTATTATGCTAATCCTGTAAGTAATTACAGATACCAGTGTATGATTTGTCAGGGTGATTAGTATTTTAGTTAATTAGTGCTGTAATTACAGAGACTAATTAACTTTCTCTCAGCCTTCCTGGAATGgaaacttatttactttcttttcGCTGGGAAGCAGCACATGATGAATGATGAGGCGAGGCAAGGGGGACCCTCCCCGTCCCACCCCAGACTGAGCCCACTATCAGCAGGTCGTTCTCAGGGGCGCTCTCTTGTAGCTAGCCTCTCCCAGCCTCCCCAGTCATGCGCCCTGGCTGGGCTAGATTGGCAGGGTGCGGGAGACCGACTAGTGGCTACTCGCTGTAGTGTTATTTGGGATGGGACTGGGATTTACAGAGAGGGCTTGggggctcaggactcctgggttctttggCTAACCCTGGGAGGACAGTGCAACCCAGTGATTAGTTCTCTTCCCACATATAGCAGGAAGTGGCTAGAGaaggggaccaggactcctgggttctcctctcAGCTGAGAGTGAGGGGAAAGCCGAATGCTTAGAATAGTGTTTGTCCTGTTTCACCTTCTGCAagaggatgggggggaggggtcatcATGGCTACCTTGTAGGGCTGCAGGCTAATTTACTGTTAATAAAGTGCTTTGGGCTCCTTGGATTCAAGTTGATACAGACATGGAGGACGGTGGGCCAGTTTTACTCCTGGTGTAGCACAATCTACCTCAAAGGAGTTACACCGACTAGCATCCATCCTGCCTCTCCCTGTGCAGCAGTGACACTATGGCTGTTACACCAGgggagaacttggccctgtgcttttccccttcctccccgctcCGAGCTCTGGCAGAGCCGTTTGCAGGGATCGGCTCATTTGAATCGGATCCAACTCTGCCCGTCCGTAAACAATGAAACCCCAAAGCTGGCTGTTTTCTAAAAGAGAGAGCTTGCGATTTCCAATCTGTCCCTGTTTGTTCTTGGACAATAAGGCCATAGCCCTAGTGGAGTTGTTTTGCAGAGACCAGCCTGCAGGTGGCTGGCTGTGTCAGCTTGAAATCAAGTTTTCCTTCTTCAGTTCTTTTGTTAGGGGCGCAGTTGGTTTAATTTCATGGCCTCCCGGCAGGCTTAGCAATCTACCAAGGAGCAGCACACACTGCTCTGTCTCCTTTGGGAGGCCCTTTCTAGGGAGGCTTGGGGGATAGGAGTAGTACACTGGGCCACAAGAGACCTGGTTTAAAGTCTCAGCTCCGTCACAAActgtctgtgaccttgggcaagttacttagacACCTAAGTCCACCCTTTAGATGCCAATGACATTTTCAAAGATGGTGCCTAAACccataggcacctaaatctcctAGGTGCCTATGGGCTTGTCTGTACAGAGACACTCAGGGATTATTAGATCGActcagctacattgctcagggatacAAAGaagtcacacccctgagagacagttAAGTCAACCTAAACCCCAGTGCAGACAGCACTAGATTGGcaaggtggatttactacaggtGTACCGCTGTGCAGTTTCTAGTGGAGACATAGTTTCAGGAAAGTTTAGTCTGAATTCGCTTTTAAAATGGATTCGTTTAACTGAACTAAACCCCTCTGTGGATGCTCTTATCCAGAATTAAAATTGACAATTCAATTTAGCTGaattcacttccaaagtgaaataggacccaggagtcctgactcccagcccctccccgctcTAACTACTAGACCTCAGTccacttccagagctggggatagaatccAGGTGTCCTCAGTCCCAGTCATCCCACCGTGCTCTAATCACTCGCCTTCCAGACCCTGAATtcaaacccaggagtcttggctcgtagttccctgctctaatcactagcccATGCTGCCTCCCACAGGACCTAAGCTTGTGCTACAGAAATCCCATCAGCGGAGGGAACAAGCTGATCTGTTGTTTCTCTGATTTACTTTTGCTAAACCCTTTTAGCAAACCCGAGTGTAAGAACATGGCCCTGGACATCTTCCAGCTGCCTGGGATTCCAGCCCGACAGACCGATGCCTCCGACGTGTCTGACTTGGAACCCGACTTCAAAGGTAAAAGCTCTGGCCAGATTGCTACCAAGCCAGCCACAGGATGTTCTGGTAGCATCTGCCTCATTCCAGGGACCCTAGGTTACCAATGCCCTGATCGGTAGCCGCAGGCCTCCAGCTCACTGCTGCACTGCGATGGGTATTTTAGCTTTGGCTTTGCCAATATATCCACTATGAAGGAATTAACTCAGGGGAGTTCTCTGGCCTGCGTCACACagcgaggtcagactagatgatcacagtggcccCTTCAGGCCTTACAATCAATGAATGCCCCAAACTGGGAGTCCCAGCCCCATCTCTGTCGGTGAGCAGGGGGGGCTCTTTCTTCTAAGCCATTCCTAGCCCCATTGCGGCTCTGGGAGGTTCTGTGctaccgggggtggggggctatcCAGAAAGGAGTTCTCTCCCTTCTAAGTCATAACCCCAGAGAGCATCCCACTGTGGTTCGGGAGGGTGCTGTGTTATGGGAGATTTGGGCTTGCAAATAAGGGGTAAAAATGAAGCCCTGACTTCATGATCATTAAGGATCATTTTCATCAGCAACCTAAGGGCAtttcctcagctggcataaattagcCAAGCTCGGACTGACGCAGAGCTCCAGTGCTTCACACACGTTAACTCCCTGCATCCTAGCCAGATTCCAGTTTGGGCAATAACTGTTAGCTTCCCCAATCCTTCTGCAATTTCAAATACATGCAGAGTTCATGTTTCCTTCCTTGCCTGTTCTATGGCTTTAAACAGGCTGCTGCATCCCACcctagaggtagctgcatttcagggaGGGGTGAAATACGTCATCTCTCCTACCCATTGTGGGGGCAAGTATCATGGGGCTTTCTGACTGAGTGTTTGTAAGGTGCTTTAAGATCCTCAGGGAAAGGATGCCACAGCAGGGCAAAGCATCGTAAATTTCACTCTGGACACAGCCTCATCTTAATTAACCTCTCTTGGCAGATGATAAATTATATCGTAGGGTCATGCAGGGCCGGtgaaaggatgtttcatgccctaggcgaaacttccaccttgtgtcctcccccccccaaccccactctgaggccccccccgcccccgccctgaggtgccccccctgtggcagctccccccctccaccctgaggcaccccccttgcgaAATCAGCATTTACTGACAAAAAACTAATCCTTCCAAATCtagttgtttttaatttaaaaaaaaaataatggaaaatacccattttctgaccagctctacgtGTAGGGAAGAAACCAGCACTGGCCCTTGGTGAGGAATGGAATAGATGGGACCCGAGCAGCATTTCCCCATCTCCAATGCATTGCCCTAGAGATAGGATCCAAGTTTGGGCCCTTAACCAGCCGAGAGCATGAAGGAATCCTATTGCACTGAAGCTACAGATAACCCTGGAGACAGGCAGGTTGGGCTAGTGATTAGCGCACAGCCCTGTGCATTGGGTcgcttctattcctggttctggtACAGTGTGACCTCGACCCCATCTCAGCATCTTGGTTTTTCCGTCTGTATAGCAGAGGTGGTGAGCACTGCGACACTAGGAACCGGTGTTGTAACACTCGGATGGAAGAAAAGTACAATCTTATTAAGGGAGCTAATCTTTTCCTCTCCTCTCTGGCCATGAGGCTGGGAATCAGATCTATCCTGGCAGGAGGGACACAGTCTAAGAGGAAACATGCCGCGTTGACTTTGCATTGCCGGTTTGCCCTGAGGTTGTGATCATTAGCTGCCCTGCTGGTAGGAAGCAGCTATAAAGTGGGCTATAACTCCCATTAGGTGTCGctctgaaaaaatgttttgttagaTAAAATAAAGCCATCGCCTGCTGGCAGAAAGCAGCGAGGTGGAGTTTAACAACCTCCGTCCAGATCCCTCGCTGAGTAGGCTGCTCCTGACTCActttctcttcttcccttccAGAGAGCGACCACGGCCCGGAACACAAGCAGGGGAACCAGTTTCTGCCCAAAGCAGCTGGGGTCTTGGCCAAAGGTTACTCCCGGAGCAGCCCAGATGACGGGGCCCGTTGCTCCATGGCAGAGAACGATGCCAGCAGCCCGGAAACGAGCTACAAGGACGAGGAGGTGTTGGAAGGAGCTGGGGCGATCGACGCCGAGAGTAGGTGCAGGGGGCCCCGGAGCAAACGGATCAAGCTGGAGTTCCAGCCGGACAGTCCTCCCCAGGAGGCCTCGCTCGTCAGCACCGAGGAGTCGGACAGCGGCAGCGAGGAGGAGCCTGATCTCCCACCCCAGCCGGTGGCGCTGGAGAGGAGGGTGAACGGGTACAATATGGCGGCAGGGCGGAACGCAGGGCCaagccggccctgcacatcaGAGTTCACCTCCGTCATCCAGACCCAGAGGAGCTACCCACCAAAAGCCAGCGCAGAGCTTAGCATTAAGACAGAGCAGAGCCAGGCTCCCAAGTACGACAAGGCTGCCCTGTGGACCTACCCCTCTGCCCGGGATGCCCTCCACGAGGGACCCCCCTACACTGTGAGCAAAGCACTTAACCTGGAGAAGCCCATTCTGAGGCAAGCCACTTCCCACCTGTACGTCTCCATCCCGGACTCTGTCCTCACCCCTCCCGAGATGGACAGCAGCGGGGGCCTGGCCAAGGCCCCCTTCAGCACCTCTCCCCGGGCTATGCTGCCAGCCCCCTCAGCTGAAACGCTCTCCCCCCCACTCTCGGGCTCACCGTGCGAGGAAAGGGCCACGTCGACGCCCTTTGCCCCCATGGTCTATCCTGGCGAGATGGAGGCGCTCCAGCGGTTCCACGCGGGGAACGTGGTCCTCCCGCTGGTGCACCAGCTTGGCGGGCACCACGGCATCGCCAGCACCACAGGCTCCCAGAGCCTCTACACCACCAGCACTATCCGATACGCCCCGGCCGACGTGACCCTGGCGGTGCCAGGCAGCGTGCTGCCTGCCTCCCATGCAATCAACCTCATGGACATTGGCAGCGCGGAGTCCAAGACCTCCATGGAACTCATGTACCACCACATCCAGCGGCTTAACATGGTGGCGCcgtttgggaactcagccaacgCCACCGGTTTGGCGCAGATTTCGGGCGCCACGGGAGGCGTTTTCACAGCCGCCGAATCCTTGTTCTCTACGCTGCCCTTCTCTGTGGCCAGCGGCAGCATCCACAGCCTGTCAGCCGCAGAGCGCAAAGAGGACTAAGCCAAGCGGCTGCCCTGAAGGCATCTCGTTAGACATGTCACCCTGAACTGACTCTGCCCTGAGCTCTGTGCTGAAGTCCGTGCTCCTTTGAATCTCATCTCGGGGGCTCATGACCGCATGAGCTGCTGGATGTTTCAagcagggaaaaaaatgtttattcTGGAATCAATCCTCATGTctcattcccctccctccccccacccccccgactaAATCACAGCACAGATCAGTATTATGCTCCCTGCTTCATAGCTTTACCCTTCTGGGACAGATGCTCCTGTTATGTTGGTGTAAATCCAAAGTGGGTCCataagttactccagatttacaccagtgaacagaatctgcactttttaaaaatcagctccCCTTTGTGGAAAAGCCAGAATCACAGCAAGCAACAGCTCACCCTCACTTTCCTGATTTATATCTTTAAAAGCAGGAGGAGCTTCCTTCCCCTCTTTGCCTTTTCTCCCATTAATGCATAATGGTGCATGGGAAGAAAGGACACTTTGCACTCGTGATGTGGCCCGATTTCTGTCGAAAAATggagctaggctgatttacagcagtagaggatctggcccctagTACTTTTCCAGCTTCAAAATGCTGTAGAAACGTTACTCAATCCTTACTGCCAGACACTTATTATGGAGCTGAAGATCAGCCCAATTGTTGAAGCtgggggccagattctgttcttcTTCTGACACAGGTAAAATCTGGAGTGATTCCttggtaactgagagcagaacagGGTTTGGGGAAGCCAAGACCCCCAGAGAGCAACATAAATTGGAGCAAACGGATGCAGCTTCCTTGGAAATCTGTGGGGAAATGCAGTTGGGAGGGCGCAAGGAGCAAAGTGAGTTGCTTATTCTGTTTGGCGGGGAAGGCAAAATGAGGTGACTTACACCCTCTCCGTAGCTGCTTTAATGTGTAAGACAAGGCGCCCATCCCTCATCACCTCTTTATCTTACCACCTCCAGGTGGCTGCTTCTCTTACGCCTCCCAATCCTATTGACCTCTTCAGCTTGTAAATTTCAGTCGTGTCCCAGCCGCACATAGCTCTGGGTCAGACTAATTGGTCACTTATGCCTGTTTTCTGACCCAAGAGCAGTTTGGCCCAGTGCTCTGTAAGGGCTAACTAGGCTTAagtgcttttccctgcagattatTAACAAAATAAAGAGAGTGCTTTGCTCTCGGGgagtgggcgacaggggatggatcacttggtgattgcctcttctgttcattccctctggggcacctggcactggccgttgtcgaagacaggatacagggctagatggacctttggtctgtcccagtacggccattcttatgttctttgacCAGGCCTTCTGCTAACCCCGCTCTGTGCCAGCAGCAAACTTCCTTTTATTCCTCCCTAGGAGGAGGCGGGATTGGTAAAAGAGGCTTCTCCCCCAGTGCCACTGGGAGCTTTTCTCCTATTCAAGGAAGGATGAATGGAAGCTGGATACAGAGAAAAGGTTTCCAGGTTGCTCTGGCAGCTTGGCTGGAGAGTTCCTGTTCTCATTACGATCATCTTCACTGCAAGGCCTTTTTCCTAAGAAGGGGTGAGCTTCCAGTGGCTTCAGCACTTGGTCCTGAATCAAACATTAGCTGGGCTCTGCTGAAATCCAGCCCGCACAACCgcaaattgcatttgcttttaagCTAGAGCAAGAGCATTTGCACTCACCTGTCTCTTAAGACACACGATAAGCTCTTAAATGGTCATTTGACCAGTGTGTGTACGAACGATGGTCAATCTGCAGTTAGAGCTTCCACCAACAGTCCAGTCCCCCTGATTCCTCTATTTATTTATCCAAAGGGGAACAACTTCAAGAGGAGAATCTGAGAGCCCAACATCAGAATATCTCATTGGTTAGGGCACACCTAAAaggtgggagacccctgttcaaatcctctctcaccATCTGGTTTCCCAcagcccaggtgagtgctctgaccactgaGTTAAAAGCTATAAAGTGGGCAGTAGCACCACCTTCTCTGGCCAGATTTGAATAGGACCCAAGCAGGAGGTGTGCTCGGAGCATGCCCACCAGCTCAGGACTCGCAAGCAAACGCCTATCTGCCTCAGGTGTGTAGATCATGCTGGGGCCTGCGCATGAGATAGACATCCAGATGCCTTGAATGAGGCATTGTGcatatgcccagaggcagaaacttgggTACCTGGGGAACATTTAGACACTGAGTTTAGGCAACTACAGAGTTATGCcaagcggggggtggggtggaggggttgtGGATTGGGATGGTGCCCGAATCAAgaaatttagatgcctaaatgcctttgtgaATCTGGAAGTGACCGCCCTGCCAGCTGAAGTCTAATCACGAGCAGAGGTGGTACAGCGGAGGCAGCGTCGGCTCCCTATTTCTCACATTGTCCCCTGCCACGgtgcctcacccctgccctggtAAGCCCACCCACTAGGGATGAGGAAAAGTTCCATTTCTGTAGTCTCTGCAATCCATGGTTTTTGCACTGAGATTGCCAAGAGGGGGAACTGCAGTGGGGCCAACTAGGAACTAAATTAAGATCAACTAATTTCCCAGATCACCGCATTCCAGCGAGCATTGTTCCTGGTCacactgggctggatttgaaccagtgactaGTCTGACAGGCTGGCATTCTACTACAGTCCACTCCCTCCCCATGCAAACACAGCACTTCAGCTGAATGATCCAACAAAAACAAGCTctcagggtggggccagagccACCTCTGAACCCCTTCCTTCCCGAAAGCTAGGAGAACAAAAGGATGCAAAGAGACAACTCCATTGACTGCACTTAAAAAGGTAAACCGATGTCATGACTTTTAGCacttattaaaaaaagagagagatttgtaTAATTGTTAAACGAAACCCGACCCCACCCCCAAACAGTAGCGCTTGTATGCCATGTTCTTTTTCTGTAATTTTGCTTAAGGATctctgtgtttttttaatttttccatccCCATTCGTCCGATGAAGGTAGCTTCCATCGTTGACTGGGTGTTGTCATTGCAGCTGCTTTCTGCAGTCCAGGAtttcaatgaaaataaaatttaaaaaataaataaggaatcAACTTGTTTCTCCCCTTTTGGTTTACTGAGAAGAAAGCATGAAATGAATGAAATGccagggaacagcagcagaatgTGTCAGGTGAGCAGTATGAACAGCATCCCAGCAAGACACAGGGCTTAGGGGGGATGGAAACCCATTGTGAACCACCAAGGATTTGATTGTCAAAGGTGCTGGCACCCACAGCTGTTGCCAgttccaatgggagttgtgggtgcatgacctctgaaaatcaggccatttgctTGCAAACATGCCTTAAATTGGGGAGCGGGTTTCAGTTTAGTATCAGGGAATTCAGACACACGTTGACCCCTGCCTCTATAGCAGAGGCCCAGAATCTGTCAGTCAACAGCCCACTATCTGTGAAGAAGCACCCACTGTATTTTCAGTGATTACCAGATCGGATGGGTATTtggtagcagatttaaaggagAATGGAAGTGATTTTCATGACAACAAAACTCACTTTGTCAGACTTTACAAAGCTGTGCTTCAGAATACCTGAAAAGGTTTCAGACTGACAGGAATTGGGCAGATGGATGGTCTCTACTTTAATCCCTCTCACAGGCAATGCAGCTGGACAGTGCATAAAAACAAGGCCTTCAGAGATATAGCCCTGGACTCAACAGCGCTTCTGAGGTAAGTTATAAAAGCCCCCTCACATTTTTGGGTCTAGGGAAGAGAGCAGGAGAATCTTCCGCTGCTCTGTGcattttctgttctgttcttgCTCCATCTCTTACTGCTTACACTCTCCTCCGTCATTAGATTTCATGCAGACATGGcgtttaaagaaataaaataattattagtCAGTTATGTTTCACATTCAGTCATCTGCTTAGACGCTTTCATATTCGACAGCAGTTTTCTTCTGTAGATCTGGGTAAGTATT includes the following:
- the NPAS1 gene encoding neuronal PAS domain-containing protein 1 isoform X1, encoding MAAPFGNEVKCVSVEWDFLQGLLVKNQPVPCLQALRKEKSRNAARSRRGKENFEFYELAKMLPLPGAITSQLDKASIVRLTISYLKMRDFASHGEPPWGLRAEGSPPPGPAGKGPGRRNMAALLTKLFEQHLGGHILQSLDGFVFALNQEGKFLYISETVSIYLGLSQVELTGSSVFDYIHPGDHPEVAEQLGLKPPFDAVGSPLRSQKPPGLSGASSSSSCSSSLNEASEPDPTSSHARPKHDALERSFFVRMKSTLTKRGLHVKTSGYKVIHVTGRFRPRLPSFSHAHSVLSRVLGLVALAHTLPPSTLSEVRIECHMFVFRVNMDLQIVYCESRISDYMDLCPSELVGKSCYQFIHGEDVEGIRQSHLDLLKKGQVVTRYYRWLQKNGGFVWIQSCATISVNIKNPSEKNMVWVNYILSKPECKNMALDIFQLPGIPARQTDASDVSDLEPDFKESDHGPEHKQGNQFLPKAAGVLAKGYSRSSPDDGARCSMAENDASSPETSYKDEEVLEGAGAIDAESRCRGPRSKRIKLEFQPDSPPQEASLVSTEESDSGSEEEPDLPPQPVALERRVNGYNMAAGRNAGPSRPCTSEFTSVIQTQRSYPPKASAELSIKTEQSQAPKYDKAALWTYPSARDALHEGPPYTVSKALNLEKPILRQATSHLYVSIPDSVLTPPEMDSSGGLAKAPFSTSPRAMLPAPSAETLSPPLSGSPCEERATSTPFAPMVYPGEMEALQRFHAGNVVLPLVHQLGGHHGIASTTGSQSLYTTSTIRYAPADVTLAVPGSVLPASHAINLMDIGSAESKTSMELMYHHIQRLNMVAPFGNSANATGLAQISGATGGVFTAAESLFSTLPFSVASGSIHSLSAAERKED
- the NPAS1 gene encoding neuronal PAS domain-containing protein 1 isoform X2 — its product is MAAPFGNEVKCVSVEWDFLQGLLVKNQPVPCLQALRKEKSRNAARSRRGKENFEFYELAKMLPLPGAITSQLDKASIVRLTISYLKMRDFASHGEPPWGLRAEGSPPPGPAGKGPGRRNMAALLTKLFEQHLGGHILQVELTGSSVFDYIHPGDHPEVAEQLGLKPPFDAVGSPLRSQKPPGLSGASSSSSCSSSLNEASEPDPTSSHARPKHDALERSFFVRMKSTLTKRGLHVKTSGYKVIHVTGRFRPRLPSFSHAHSVLSRVLGLVALAHTLPPSTLSEVRIECHMFVFRVNMDLQIVYCESRISDYMDLCPSELVGKSCYQFIHGEDVEGIRQSHLDLLKKGQVVTRYYRWLQKNGGFVWIQSCATISVNIKNPSEKNMVWVNYILSKPECKNMALDIFQLPGIPARQTDASDVSDLEPDFKESDHGPEHKQGNQFLPKAAGVLAKGYSRSSPDDGARCSMAENDASSPETSYKDEEVLEGAGAIDAESRCRGPRSKRIKLEFQPDSPPQEASLVSTEESDSGSEEEPDLPPQPVALERRVNGYNMAAGRNAGPSRPCTSEFTSVIQTQRSYPPKASAELSIKTEQSQAPKYDKAALWTYPSARDALHEGPPYTVSKALNLEKPILRQATSHLYVSIPDSVLTPPEMDSSGGLAKAPFSTSPRAMLPAPSAETLSPPLSGSPCEERATSTPFAPMVYPGEMEALQRFHAGNVVLPLVHQLGGHHGIASTTGSQSLYTTSTIRYAPADVTLAVPGSVLPASHAINLMDIGSAESKTSMELMYHHIQRLNMVAPFGNSANATGLAQISGATGGVFTAAESLFSTLPFSVASGSIHSLSAAERKED